A single window of Streptomyces cathayae DNA harbors:
- a CDS encoding toxin-antitoxin system, toxin component — MRRLRDDLVEALEGLARPSTPVELFDTLCARLTRRRGRPVEYRLVTFPPGTASGLYLDMADRDLICVQENTSPWHQVVIFGHEAWHMVAGHAGRHEPGPAVAARLLADEADLAAALQVAARTDFDRNEESDAELFGLTLAGRLRGWLEDADTVAPRSELARRIQASLGHRRG; from the coding sequence ATGCGCAGGCTCCGCGACGATCTGGTGGAGGCTCTCGAGGGTCTGGCCAGGCCGTCGACCCCCGTGGAGCTGTTCGACACCCTGTGCGCCCGGCTCACGAGGCGTCGCGGCAGACCGGTGGAGTACCGCCTGGTGACATTCCCGCCGGGCACGGCCAGCGGACTGTACCTGGACATGGCGGACCGGGACCTGATCTGCGTGCAGGAGAACACCAGTCCCTGGCACCAGGTGGTCATCTTCGGGCACGAGGCCTGGCACATGGTCGCCGGTCACGCCGGCCGGCACGAGCCCGGTCCCGCGGTCGCCGCGCGTCTGCTGGCGGACGAGGCCGACCTGGCAGCCGCTCTCCAGGTGGCGGCACGCACCGACTTCGACCGGAACGAGGAGTCCGACGCCGAGTTGTTCGGCCTGACCCTCGCGGGCCGCCTGCGCGGCTGGCTGGAGGACGCGGACACGGTGGCACCGCGCAGCGAGCTGGCGCGGCGCATCCAGGCATCGCTCGGACACCGCCGGGGCTGA
- a CDS encoding pyridoxal phosphate-dependent aminotransferase, which yields MADVTSLFRSNAAHSPSMAALARESDGAGLVDFCIPCNPYFPTPAMFEDMAARLRDIITYYPSSADTITAELCSLLRLPPQCVAMGNGSTELITWIDHLLVRESLAVPVPTFGRWTDQPMETGKRVDMFPLQESGGFALDLAQYAEFIRARGTKVAVICNPNNPDGGFLHKHALVQFMDAMADLDLVVIDESFLEFADAEVEPSVVQEAMLRPNVIVLRSLGKNFGLHGIRFGYLVANPSLAGRIRSMLPKWNLNSFAEHVVFMLKEHGTEYQQSLHQVRRDRMDMSGQLSSLPGLTVYPSQGNFLFVRLPVGAEGTVVRDRMLTEHRLLVRECGNKIGSSSRFLRLVVRPQVDVRRLVSGLEQVLYGTSRRGAAVPEQATGTGYSSGTAAVDRLVSETNGAGTQGLAAQAIGAGAGAHAPGLPAAPAAGIGMPLPAAPSPLPVGADGGMPMPAAASPGVQQMPPPVPQQMPHPVQQPLQQPAMPQQVPQQPVPQQMPHPLAAPAQIPLPAPIPAAASFPPPQAPAPAPVPAQMQMPAGPTPPGVPARGGLTAAQVRGTDGLSPAPMAGWSGAQAQNWPEAAGMGQVG from the coding sequence ATGGCCGACGTCACCTCGCTGTTCCGCAGCAACGCGGCGCACAGCCCGTCGATGGCTGCGCTGGCGCGCGAGAGCGACGGGGCCGGCCTGGTGGACTTCTGCATCCCGTGCAACCCGTACTTCCCCACCCCCGCCATGTTCGAGGACATGGCGGCCCGGCTGCGCGACATCATCACGTACTACCCGAGCAGCGCCGACACCATCACGGCCGAGCTGTGCAGCCTGCTCCGACTCCCGCCGCAGTGCGTGGCCATGGGCAACGGGTCCACCGAACTCATCACCTGGATCGACCACCTGCTGGTCCGCGAGTCCCTCGCCGTCCCCGTCCCCACCTTCGGCCGCTGGACCGACCAGCCCATGGAGACCGGCAAGCGGGTCGACATGTTCCCGCTCCAGGAGTCCGGCGGTTTCGCCCTCGACCTCGCCCAGTACGCCGAGTTCATCCGGGCCCGGGGCACGAAGGTCGCGGTGATCTGCAACCCCAACAACCCCGACGGCGGCTTCCTGCACAAGCACGCGCTCGTGCAGTTCATGGACGCGATGGCCGACCTGGACCTGGTGGTGATCGACGAGTCGTTCCTGGAGTTCGCCGACGCCGAGGTGGAACCGTCGGTGGTGCAGGAGGCGATGCTGCGCCCCAACGTCATCGTCCTGCGCAGCCTCGGCAAGAACTTCGGCCTGCACGGGATCCGCTTCGGCTACCTCGTCGCCAACCCCTCGCTCGCGGGCCGCATCCGCTCGATGCTGCCGAAGTGGAACCTCAACTCCTTCGCCGAGCACGTGGTGTTCATGCTGAAGGAGCACGGCACCGAGTACCAGCAGAGCCTCCACCAGGTGCGCCGCGACCGGATGGACATGTCCGGCCAGCTCTCCTCACTGCCCGGTCTGACGGTCTACCCGTCCCAGGGCAACTTCCTCTTCGTGCGCCTCCCCGTGGGCGCCGAAGGCACCGTGGTCCGGGACCGCATGCTCACCGAGCACCGGCTCCTGGTCCGCGAGTGCGGCAACAAGATCGGCTCCTCCAGCCGCTTCCTGCGTCTCGTGGTACGTCCCCAGGTGGACGTACGCCGCCTGGTGTCCGGCCTGGAACAGGTGCTCTACGGGACCTCCAGGAGGGGAGCCGCCGTGCCCGAGCAGGCCACAGGGACCGGCTACAGCTCGGGCACGGCGGCAGTGGACCGTCTGGTCAGCGAGACCAACGGCGCCGGCACCCAGGGCCTCGCCGCTCAGGCCATCGGCGCCGGCGCCGGTGCGCACGCCCCGGGCCTCCCCGCCGCTCCGGCCGCCGGCATCGGCATGCCGCTCCCCGCCGCCCCGTCCCCCCTCCCGGTGGGCGCGGACGGCGGGATGCCGATGCCGGCGGCAGCCTCACCGGGGGTGCAGCAAATGCCCCCGCCGGTGCCTCAGCAGATGCCGCACCCCGTGCAGCAGCCCCTGCAGCAGCCCGCGATGCCGCAGCAGGTTCCGCAGCAGCCCGTCCCCCAGCAGATGCCGCACCCCCTGGCGGCCCCGGCGCAGATACCGCTTCCGGCACCCATACCCGCCGCGGCGTCCTTCCCGCCCCCGCAGGCACCCGCCCCGGCTCCGGTACCGGCCCAGATGCAGATGCCCGCCGGCCCCACCCCGCCCGGCGTCCCCGCCCGTGGCGGCCTCACGGCGGCCCAGGTCAGAGGCACCGACGGCCTCTCCCCGGCCCCCATGGCCGGCTGGTCCGGAGCGCAGGCGCAGAACTGGCCGGAGGCGGCGGGCATGGGCCAGGTGGGCTGA
- a CDS encoding aldose epimerase family protein produces MELNRRTVMAGAAAAAAATAVGGGTAHASPTGSGGGGGGGRGKPVRALFGTLADGTRVHSWSLENGGTRMTVLSYGGIVRSLEIPDRRGRRANVSLGFRTLEEYVASSPYFGALIGRYGNRIGKGRFTLDGKEHQLSVNDGANSLHGGAQGFDKRVWDVEPFTEGSDVGLHLHHVAVDGEMGYPGTLRVKVTYTLTRHGDWRVDYAATTDRATVVNLTSHVYWNLAGEGGGSIQDHELSIAAARYTPVDAGLIPTGELARVGGTPFDFRRAKPVGRDLRVAHRQMLYGQGFDHNWVLDKGVTARPGPAATLRDPASGRTLRIATTEPGLQFYSGNFLDGTLVGTGGRVYRQGDGLCLETQHFPDSPNQPSFPSTVLRPGETYRTTTVHSFGV; encoded by the coding sequence ATGGAACTGAACAGACGCACGGTCATGGCGGGTGCGGCGGCCGCGGCCGCCGCCACCGCGGTCGGCGGCGGCACGGCACACGCCTCGCCGACCGGGAGCGGGGGCGGTGGCGGTGGCGGCCGGGGGAAGCCGGTGCGGGCGCTCTTCGGCACGCTCGCGGACGGCACCCGGGTCCACAGCTGGTCGCTGGAGAACGGCGGGACCCGGATGACGGTCCTGTCCTACGGCGGCATCGTCCGGTCGCTGGAGATCCCCGACCGCCGGGGCCGCCGTGCGAACGTCTCCCTCGGCTTTCGCACCCTCGAGGAGTACGTCGCCTCCAGCCCTTACTTCGGCGCCCTGATCGGCCGCTACGGCAACCGGATCGGCAAGGGCCGCTTCACCCTCGACGGCAAGGAGCACCAGCTCTCCGTCAACGACGGCGCCAACAGCCTGCACGGCGGCGCGCAGGGCTTCGACAAGCGGGTCTGGGACGTCGAGCCGTTCACCGAGGGGTCCGACGTCGGACTGCACCTGCACCACGTCGCCGTCGACGGCGAGATGGGCTACCCGGGCACACTGCGGGTGAAGGTGACGTACACCCTCACCCGGCACGGCGACTGGCGCGTCGACTACGCGGCCACCACCGACCGGGCCACCGTCGTCAACCTCACCAGCCACGTCTACTGGAACCTCGCCGGCGAGGGCGGCGGCTCGATCCAGGACCACGAACTGTCCATCGCCGCCGCCCGCTACACACCGGTCGACGCGGGACTGATCCCCACCGGCGAACTCGCCCGGGTCGGCGGCACCCCGTTCGACTTCCGCCGCGCCAAGCCGGTCGGCCGGGACCTGCGCGTCGCCCACCGGCAGATGCTGTACGGGCAGGGCTTCGACCACAACTGGGTGCTCGACAAGGGCGTCACCGCCCGCCCCGGGCCCGCCGCCACGCTCCGCGACCCCGCCTCCGGCCGCACCCTGCGGATCGCCACCACCGAGCCGGGGCTGCAGTTCTACTCCGGCAACTTCCTCGACGGCACCCTCGTCGGCACCGGCGGACGGGTCTACCGCCAGGGGGACGGACTGTGCCTGGAGACCCAGCACTTCCCCGACTCGCCGAACCAGCCGTCGTTCCCCTCGACCGTCCTGCGCCCGGGTGAGACGTACCGGACGACGACGGTCCACTCGTTCGGCGTCTGA
- a CDS encoding DUF4360 domain-containing protein — MAGGLLLGSAVAALLTAATPAHNPSSVFDDPPSDKIVIDIATVNGSGCPKGTAAVAVSEDNTAFTVTYSDYLAQAGGTSDPTASRKNCQLSLVVHVPQGFTYAIASADYRGFAALQPGAKGTQRASYYFQGSPNTEYRTHVYDGPHDDNWQATDTTDWAQLVYAPCGVLRNFNINTELRVSAGTKSPDKVSFMTMDSTDGDISTTYHMAWKECPAS, encoded by the coding sequence ATGGCTGGTGGCCTGCTTCTCGGCAGCGCGGTGGCCGCGCTGCTCACCGCCGCGACACCCGCGCACAACCCGTCCTCCGTGTTCGACGACCCGCCCTCGGACAAGATCGTCATCGACATCGCCACGGTGAACGGCTCCGGCTGTCCCAAGGGCACGGCCGCAGTCGCCGTCTCCGAGGACAACACCGCGTTCACCGTGACCTACAGCGACTACCTCGCCCAGGCGGGCGGCACCTCCGACCCCACGGCATCCCGCAAGAACTGCCAGCTCAGCCTCGTCGTCCACGTCCCCCAGGGCTTCACCTACGCCATCGCCAGCGCCGACTACCGCGGCTTCGCCGCCCTCCAGCCCGGCGCGAAGGGCACCCAGCGGGCGTCGTACTACTTCCAGGGCTCCCCGAACACGGAGTACCGCACCCACGTCTACGACGGCCCCCACGACGACAACTGGCAGGCCACGGACACCACCGACTGGGCCCAGCTCGTTTACGCCCCCTGCGGTGTCCTGCGCAACTTCAACATCAACACCGAACTGCGCGTCAGCGCGGGCACCAAATCCCCCGACAAGGTCAGCTTCATGACCATGGACTCCACCGACGGGGACATCAGCACCACCTACCACATGGCCTGGAAGGAGTGCCCGGCCTCCTGA
- a CDS encoding glycoside hydrolase family 35 protein, with amino-acid sequence MELSRRTFTALAGTAALGLALTGSRAATGTHPAQAVPTGPPPAAPRADGKRHEVGFDRYSLLVDGRRLVLWSGEMHPFRLPSPSLWRDVLQKLRAHGHNAVSVPVPWNLHSPAPGRHDFTGVRDLDLFLTMAAEERLYVVLRPGPYLGSADLDAGGLPGWLRAAEGVAARTVTARTADPAYLRHVDEWLGAVDAIAVRHLFTGGGGTVLLYQFEDRSPGADGGAHLSRLRRKVRADGIDVPLFHDDGRADGPRTPGFAAGTAVGASDPWGGVSSGGRGYAGVREKWDPAHERSGLLTRLATGVTAHTVRMAAGGTSWGWLSSPDVYTSYDYGAPIDQARRPTSKLAPPQQLGHLLRTVPDLARLEPAGEVRAKDDRLKVHHLANPDTDAQVYVLRNDSAEQVTSALPGTGIEVPVTVGARDARLLVTGLRLGRRKLAFSTAQPLFRLAVGRQDIAAFVGRAGETAQVSLACDVQPLTNRLDPEPAWSYAQGRLNVVTPLGVGGLSRVLVENGDSTTPMLLLFADDATALRLWPHETPSGPLLVHGPALLRSATLQGATVHLTGDVAGETGLEVWAPRGVTAVTWNGQPVRTTASRAGSLVMKGLLPATPAPSLPALDGWRRRTENPEAEPDFDDARWTAADRTASRGGAPVPEGRPVLSADDYGFHYGDVWYRGRFEDARGITSVSLSYRTGTQGLLMAWLDGQPLGTHRMPVPDEDTVGRGTWTATAAFAVPERLRERGGRVLSVLVRPMQQAAQESTADDGGPGSGGGEADGASGAGRGLTSVAFEGASREIGWRIQGAGTPDRVRGALNNGGLYGEREGWHLPGHDDRDWEPVDLPREDRRQGVAWYRTDFRLDVDPDVDGSIGLVLEDGPERAYRVQIFLNGWNMGQYINDVGPQHTFVLPNGVLRTRGSNTLALAVLSDGTTPAGLGEVRLTLLGAVRGGVPVEPVESPGR; translated from the coding sequence TTGGAGCTCAGCAGGCGTACCTTCACCGCGCTGGCCGGAACGGCGGCGCTCGGCCTCGCGCTGACCGGCAGCAGGGCGGCGACCGGCACGCACCCGGCGCAGGCCGTTCCGACGGGCCCGCCGCCCGCCGCGCCGCGCGCGGACGGCAAGCGGCACGAGGTCGGCTTCGACCGGTACTCGCTGCTGGTCGACGGCCGGCGGCTGGTGCTGTGGTCGGGCGAGATGCACCCCTTCCGGCTGCCGAGCCCGTCGCTGTGGCGGGACGTGCTGCAGAAGCTGCGCGCCCACGGGCACAACGCGGTCAGCGTTCCCGTCCCCTGGAACCTCCACTCCCCCGCGCCCGGCCGGCACGACTTCACCGGTGTGCGGGACCTGGACCTGTTCCTCACCATGGCCGCCGAGGAGCGGCTGTACGTCGTCCTGCGCCCCGGGCCGTACCTGGGATCCGCCGATCTGGACGCCGGTGGCCTCCCCGGCTGGCTGAGGGCCGCCGAGGGGGTGGCCGCCCGGACCGTGACCGCCCGGACCGCGGACCCGGCGTATCTGCGGCACGTGGACGAGTGGCTGGGCGCGGTCGACGCCATCGCCGTCCGGCACCTGTTCACCGGCGGCGGCGGCACGGTGCTGCTGTACCAGTTCGAGGACCGGTCCCCCGGAGCGGACGGCGGCGCCCACCTGTCCCGCCTCCGCAGGAAGGTGCGCGCCGACGGGATCGACGTACCGCTGTTCCACGACGACGGCCGTGCGGACGGACCCCGGACGCCCGGGTTCGCCGCCGGGACGGCCGTGGGTGCCTCCGACCCCTGGGGCGGGGTCTCCTCCGGCGGCCGGGGGTACGCCGGGGTGCGCGAGAAGTGGGACCCGGCGCACGAGCGGAGCGGCCTCCTCACCCGGCTCGCCACCGGGGTCACCGCGCACACCGTGCGCATGGCGGCCGGCGGGACGTCCTGGGGGTGGCTGTCCTCGCCCGACGTGTACACCTCGTACGACTACGGGGCCCCGATCGACCAGGCCCGCCGGCCCACCTCCAAGCTGGCCCCGCCGCAGCAGCTCGGGCACCTGCTGCGGACCGTGCCGGACCTCGCCCGGCTGGAGCCGGCCGGCGAGGTGCGGGCGAAGGACGACCGGCTGAAGGTCCATCACCTGGCCAATCCCGACACCGACGCCCAGGTGTACGTCCTGCGCAACGACTCCGCCGAGCAGGTCACCTCCGCGCTGCCGGGCACCGGGATCGAGGTGCCCGTGACGGTCGGGGCGCGGGACGCCAGACTGCTCGTCACCGGGCTGCGGCTGGGGCGGCGGAAGCTGGCGTTCTCCACCGCGCAGCCGCTGTTCCGGCTGGCCGTCGGGCGGCAGGACATCGCCGCGTTCGTGGGCCGGGCCGGTGAGACGGCACAGGTCTCCCTCGCCTGCGACGTCCAGCCGCTCACCAACCGGCTGGATCCCGAGCCCGCCTGGTCCTACGCCCAGGGCCGGCTGAACGTGGTGACGCCGCTGGGGGTGGGCGGGCTGAGCCGGGTGCTGGTCGAGAACGGCGACTCGACGACGCCCATGCTGCTGCTGTTCGCCGACGACGCGACCGCGCTGCGGCTGTGGCCCCACGAGACCCCGTCCGGCCCGCTGCTGGTCCACGGTCCGGCGCTGCTGCGCTCGGCCACGCTGCAAGGCGCCACCGTCCACCTCACCGGCGACGTCGCCGGTGAGACCGGCCTGGAGGTGTGGGCGCCGCGCGGGGTCACCGCCGTGACCTGGAACGGGCAGCCGGTGCGCACCACGGCCAGCCGAGCCGGGAGCCTGGTGATGAAGGGGCTGCTGCCGGCCACGCCCGCGCCGTCCCTGCCCGCGCTCGACGGCTGGCGGCGGCGGACGGAGAACCCGGAGGCCGAGCCGGACTTCGACGACGCGCGGTGGACGGCCGCCGACCGCACCGCCTCCCGCGGCGGCGCTCCCGTGCCCGAGGGACGGCCCGTGCTGTCCGCGGACGACTACGGCTTCCACTACGGCGACGTCTGGTACCGGGGACGCTTCGAGGACGCGCGCGGCATCACCTCGGTGTCCCTGTCGTACCGCACGGGGACGCAGGGGCTGCTGATGGCCTGGCTGGACGGGCAGCCGCTGGGCACGCACCGCATGCCGGTGCCGGACGAGGACACGGTGGGCCGGGGCACCTGGACCGCCACGGCCGCCTTCGCCGTGCCCGAGCGGCTGCGCGAGCGGGGCGGACGGGTGCTGTCCGTGCTGGTACGGCCGATGCAGCAGGCCGCTCAGGAAAGCACCGCCGACGACGGCGGGCCCGGGAGCGGGGGCGGGGAGGCGGACGGTGCGTCCGGGGCCGGGCGCGGGCTGACCTCCGTCGCCTTCGAGGGCGCCTCCCGGGAGATCGGCTGGCGGATCCAGGGGGCGGGGACGCCGGACCGGGTGCGGGGGGCGCTGAACAACGGCGGGCTGTACGGGGAGCGCGAGGGCTGGCATCTGCCGGGCCACGACGACCGGGACTGGGAGCCCGTGGACCTTCCGCGCGAGGACCGGCGGCAGGGGGTGGCCTGGTACCGGACGGACTTCCGGCTGGACGTCGATCCGGACGTGGACGGGTCGATCGGTCTCGTCCTCGAGGACGGGCCGGAGCGCGCCTACCGCGTCCAGATCTTCCTGAACGGCTGGAACATGGGCCAGTACATCAACGATGTGGGCCCGCAGCACACCTTCGTGCTGCCGAACGGGGTCCTCCGCACACGGGGGTCCAACACACTGGCCCTGGCGGTGCTGTCCGACGGGACCACACCCGCCGGCCTGGGCGAGGTGCGGCTGACGCTGCTGGGCGCGGTGCGCGGCGGGGTGCCGGTGGAGCCGGTGGAGTCCCCGGGGCGGTGA
- a CDS encoding alpha-N-arabinofuranosidase yields the protein MRTARFTLDPAFTVGPVDPRLFGSFVEHLGRCVYTGIHEPGHPAADADGLRTDVLDLVRELGVTAVRYPGGNFVSGYRWEDSVGPAEDRPRRLDLAWHSTETNRFGLSEYISFLRKIGPQAEPVMAVNLGTRGVTEALELQEYANHPAGTALSDLRTAHGDKDPFGIRLWCLGNEMDGPWQTGHKTAEEYGRLAAETARAMRQQDPGVELVACGSSGRSMPTFAAWEATVLTETYDLVDHISLHAYYEPHDGDLDSFLASAVDMESFIEDTVATCDHVGAKLKSTKKITLSFDEWNVWYMSRWQEQAETFAQDDWPEAPRLLEDHYSVTDAVVFGSLLIALLRHADRVKIACLAQLVNVIAPILTEPGGPAWRQTTFHPFAQASRYGRGEVLDVRVDSPTYETARYGTADLLHATAVRADDGTVTVFAVNRSRTGALPLEIALGGLGLTTVVEHSVLADADPDARNTLDEPERVTPHPAEGTDLADGRLTAVLEPLSWNVIRLA from the coding sequence ATGCGTACCGCCCGCTTCACCCTCGACCCCGCCTTCACCGTCGGCCCGGTCGACCCCCGCCTCTTCGGCTCCTTCGTCGAACACCTCGGCCGCTGCGTCTACACCGGCATCCACGAACCCGGCCACCCCGCCGCCGACGCCGACGGCCTGCGCACCGACGTCCTGGACCTGGTCCGCGAACTCGGCGTCACCGCGGTCCGCTACCCCGGCGGCAACTTCGTCTCCGGCTACCGATGGGAGGACTCCGTCGGCCCCGCCGAGGACCGCCCGCGCCGCCTCGACCTCGCCTGGCACTCCACCGAGACCAACCGCTTCGGCCTGTCCGAGTACATCTCCTTCCTGCGGAAGATCGGCCCGCAGGCCGAGCCCGTGATGGCCGTCAACCTCGGCACCCGGGGCGTCACCGAGGCCCTCGAACTCCAGGAGTACGCCAACCACCCCGCCGGCACCGCCCTGTCCGACCTGCGCACCGCGCACGGCGACAAGGACCCCTTCGGCATCCGGCTGTGGTGCCTGGGCAACGAGATGGACGGCCCCTGGCAGACCGGCCACAAGACCGCCGAGGAGTACGGCCGCCTCGCCGCCGAGACCGCCCGCGCCATGCGCCAGCAGGACCCCGGCGTCGAACTGGTCGCCTGCGGCTCCTCGGGCCGCTCCATGCCGACCTTCGCCGCCTGGGAGGCGACGGTCCTCACCGAGACCTACGACCTGGTCGACCACATCTCCCTGCACGCCTACTACGAGCCGCACGACGGCGACCTCGACTCCTTCCTCGCCTCCGCCGTCGACATGGAGTCCTTCATCGAGGACACCGTCGCCACCTGCGACCACGTCGGCGCGAAGCTCAAGTCCACGAAGAAGATCACCCTCTCCTTCGACGAGTGGAACGTCTGGTACATGTCCCGCTGGCAGGAACAGGCGGAGACCTTCGCGCAGGACGACTGGCCCGAGGCGCCGCGCCTGCTGGAGGACCACTACAGCGTCACCGACGCCGTCGTGTTCGGCTCGCTGCTCATCGCCCTGCTCCGGCACGCCGACCGGGTCAAGATCGCCTGCCTCGCCCAGCTCGTCAACGTCATCGCGCCGATCCTGACCGAGCCGGGCGGCCCCGCCTGGCGCCAGACGACGTTCCACCCGTTCGCGCAGGCCTCCCGGTACGGCAGGGGCGAGGTCCTCGACGTCCGGGTGGACTCACCGACGTACGAGACGGCCCGGTACGGCACCGCCGACCTGCTGCACGCCACCGCCGTACGCGCCGACGACGGCACGGTCACCGTGTTCGCCGTCAACCGGAGCCGCACCGGTGCGCTGCCCCTGGAGATCGCCCTCGGCGGCCTCGGCCTCACCACGGTCGTGGAACACAGCGTCCTCGCGGACGCCGACCCCGACGCCCGCAACACCCTCGACGAACCCGAGCGGGTCACCCCGCACCCGGCCGAGGGCACGGACCTGGCGGACGGGCGGCTCACCGCCGTACTGGAACCACTGTCCTGGAACGTGATCCGGCTGGCCTGA
- a CDS encoding MAB_1171c family putative transporter: MRNSDYYLPAIALGIAFVVKLPALRRGWRDPLVRSAHFLLFTAGVCFFFAAPPTIVTVNDLTGIPNFSGPLVYSIMCAFSCACLVLIVNWRGGPPETIRRHSRRWIAGYTAVIVALPVFFALGDAPVERLRDLDTYYATTPFLREMIVTYLVAHITSAAVTTALCLSWARQVQRWLRAGLVVLVIGFVLNLVFGIAKLSAVIGRWSGRDWDALSTTVAPPIVAAGGLIVTFGFLLPLLGPQISGLVRCWVNYARLGVLWRLLRTPGKRRVLPRIPWWSDPDMRLAVRETAIHDELLDLQPYFDDLVRQRAYDRAIESRLPEEDADVVGAAAMVVAAVDARSRGPLRGSEEASAAGALALTSILSSERERLVHLSRAVESPLVAPVTAARQFAASPESSSS; encoded by the coding sequence GTGCGGAACTCCGACTACTACCTTCCCGCCATCGCCCTCGGCATCGCCTTCGTCGTCAAACTCCCGGCTCTGCGGCGGGGTTGGCGCGATCCGCTGGTGCGTTCCGCCCACTTCCTGCTCTTCACCGCGGGCGTCTGCTTCTTCTTCGCCGCCCCGCCCACCATCGTCACGGTCAACGACCTCACGGGCATCCCGAACTTCTCGGGCCCACTGGTCTACTCCATCATGTGCGCCTTCAGCTGCGCCTGTCTGGTGCTGATCGTCAACTGGCGCGGCGGACCGCCGGAGACGATCCGGCGTCACTCCCGGCGGTGGATCGCCGGCTACACGGCGGTCATCGTCGCCCTTCCCGTGTTCTTCGCGCTGGGGGACGCTCCCGTCGAGCGGCTCCGCGACCTGGACACCTACTACGCGACCACGCCCTTCCTCCGCGAGATGATCGTCACCTACCTCGTCGCCCACATCACCTCCGCCGCCGTCACGACGGCGCTGTGCCTGAGCTGGGCGCGGCAGGTGCAGCGGTGGCTGCGCGCGGGCCTGGTCGTCCTGGTCATCGGGTTCGTGCTCAACCTGGTGTTCGGCATCGCCAAGCTGTCCGCGGTCATCGGCCGGTGGAGCGGCCGCGACTGGGACGCCCTCAGCACGACGGTGGCACCGCCGATCGTCGCGGCGGGCGGCCTGATCGTGACCTTCGGGTTCCTGCTGCCGCTGCTGGGTCCGCAGATCAGTGGCCTGGTCCGGTGCTGGGTCAACTACGCGCGTCTGGGCGTACTGTGGCGGCTCCTGCGCACGCCGGGGAAACGGCGTGTGCTTCCGCGCATCCCGTGGTGGTCCGATCCCGACATGCGCCTGGCCGTGCGGGAGACCGCCATCCACGACGAACTGCTCGATCTCCAGCCGTACTTCGACGACCTCGTCCGGCAACGCGCCTACGACAGAGCGATCGAGAGCCGGCTGCCGGAGGAAGACGCGGATGTCGTGGGGGCGGCCGCCATGGTGGTCGCCGCGGTGGACGCGCGCTCCAGAGGTCCGCTGCGGGGGTCCGAGGAGGCCAGTGCCGCCGGAGCCCTGGCGCTGACCTCGATCCTCAGCTCAGAACGTGAGCGGCTCGTGCACCTGTCGCGCGCCGTGGAGTCCCCCTTGGTCGCCCCAGTCACCGCTGCGCGCCAGTTCGCAGCCTCTCCAGAGAGCAGTTCGTCATGA